The proteins below are encoded in one region of Deltaproteobacteria bacterium:
- a CDS encoding MogA/MoaB family molybdenum cofactor biosynthesis protein, producing the protein MRAAVVTVSDRSFRKERPDASGPAVAEMLRGMPAEVVQRVVVPDEVPRIRRALLHLCDALRLDLVVTTGGTGVDPRDVTPEALREILDREIPGMAEAMRADSLKRVPTAMLSRSVVGIRGKTMIVSLPGSPGGATENLAVLLPVLPHAIGKIRGDGGDCAPPT; encoded by the coding sequence ATCCGCGCGGCGGTCGTCACGGTGTCCGACAGGTCGTTCCGGAAGGAGCGGCCGGACGCGTCGGGCCCGGCGGTTGCGGAGATGCTCCGCGGGATGCCCGCCGAGGTCGTCCAGCGGGTGGTGGTTCCCGACGAGGTGCCGCGGATCCGCCGCGCGCTGCTCCACCTCTGCGACGCGCTGCGCCTGGACCTCGTGGTCACGACCGGCGGGACCGGGGTCGATCCCCGCGACGTCACTCCGGAGGCGTTGCGGGAGATCCTCGACCGCGAGATCCCGGGGATGGCGGAGGCGATGCGGGCCGACAGCCTGAAGAGGGTTCCGACCGCGATGCTCTCTCGCTCGGTCGTGGGGATCCGGGGGAAGACGATGATCGTCAGCCTGCCGGGGAGCCCCGGGGGCGCGACGGAGAATCTCGCGGTGCTCCTGCCGGTCCTGCCCCACGCCATCGGAAAGATCCGCGGGGACGGCGGAGACTGTGCCCCCCCGACCTGA